One Alicyclobacillus acidoterrestris DNA window includes the following coding sequences:
- a CDS encoding VOC family protein: MRDMNNVFHLAIPARDLDEAYTFYVEKLGCKLARRYADRITLDFFGDQVVCHLSQDYDQEPKMYPRHFGVTFRDRTQFDNLYKLAKQREIPFFHDMSLRFEGLIEEHLTFFLIDPSNNLLEFKYYHDERMMY, translated from the coding sequence ATGCGTGATATGAATAATGTATTTCACCTGGCGATTCCAGCGAGAGACCTGGATGAGGCCTATACCTTCTACGTTGAAAAACTCGGCTGCAAACTGGCTCGGCGCTATGCAGACAGGATTACGCTAGACTTCTTTGGCGACCAAGTCGTCTGTCACCTATCCCAGGATTACGACCAGGAGCCAAAGATGTACCCTCGCCACTTTGGCGTCACCTTCCGTGACAGGACCCAATTCGACAACCTCTACAAGCTAGCCAAACAGCGTGAAATCCCATTCTTTCACGATATGTCGCTTCGATTTGAAGGGCTCATCGAAGAGCATCTGACGTTTTTCCTGATTGATCCGTCGAACAATCTACTCGAATTCAAGTATTATCACGACGAACGCATGATGTATTGA
- a CDS encoding phosphosulfolactate synthase, with the protein MSDVTATVAFHGLDLPKRAPKPRTTGWTVLIDNGVPMRFFEDVIASAADYIDLVKFGWGTAIVSPVVSAKIDCLRAHDVDFYFGGTLFEKFYIQGKLDAYHAFCQSCACRYVEVSNGTIPLSNRQKSELIHTFAKDFYVLSEVGHKDAREADKFTPTEWLTCIQEDLEAGAYKVITESRESGTSGICQADGTPRTGIVKQIQASGIHADQLIFEAPTKSLQTYFIERFGTNVCLGNIPMTDVISLETLRLGLRSDTFMHFESLN; encoded by the coding sequence GTGTCAGACGTGACAGCCACAGTTGCATTCCATGGACTGGACCTGCCAAAACGAGCACCCAAACCGAGAACGACTGGATGGACGGTTCTGATTGACAATGGTGTGCCAATGCGTTTTTTTGAAGATGTCATCGCAAGCGCGGCAGACTACATCGATCTCGTGAAGTTCGGCTGGGGCACCGCCATCGTATCGCCCGTTGTTTCCGCCAAAATTGACTGTCTGCGCGCCCACGACGTCGATTTTTACTTTGGCGGCACCCTCTTCGAAAAGTTCTACATCCAAGGCAAACTGGACGCGTACCACGCATTTTGTCAATCCTGCGCGTGTCGATACGTCGAGGTCTCGAATGGTACCATCCCCCTGTCAAATCGCCAAAAGAGCGAACTGATTCACACCTTTGCCAAAGACTTTTACGTGTTGAGTGAAGTGGGCCACAAGGATGCCCGTGAAGCTGACAAGTTCACGCCAACCGAATGGTTGACCTGCATCCAAGAGGATTTAGAAGCCGGTGCCTACAAAGTCATCACAGAGTCCCGAGAATCTGGGACCAGCGGCATTTGTCAGGCAGATGGCACCCCACGTACCGGAATTGTCAAGCAAATTCAGGCCTCTGGTATCCACGCAGACCAATTGATTTTTGAAGCGCCGACAAAATCTCTGCAAACATACTTCATCGAACGATTCGGTACCAATGTATGCCTCGGCAACATTCCAATGACAGACGTCATCTCCCTGGAAACCCTGCGGCTTGGACTCCGCTCAGACACGTTTATGCATTTTGAGTCACTCAACTAA
- a CDS encoding MFS transporter gives MSANPTHVNLLSRLNRIPVTRTVVGIIILLSFVWLAEAFDIGIVGPVLSTLEKDWALSNWQQGLLAVSSTLGVVVGMIPSGLLADRFGRRRVVLLGILFFSVLTLAGALMPNFWSLLFIRFLAGVGEGAVLPMPYLFLSEFVRSGQRAVSVGFSNGILTAAYVVPNLASLWALDTFPASFAWRVPFILGGVPLLLLIPLFLWLPESPRYLLKQNREVEVLRLVERLEDEAKLPHDAKLSDERMRVLLAQSEEEERLPLRTMVAQPFLNRGLMMAMQLTAALILFYILQVFGPKLLESRGTGNGAALLYSGLMMVVAGFGSVAQGFLSDKLGRKTILAVYVVLASTGCLLFAFGSSTAVVFLAGGLTAFFGLGIFPVAKLCVAEQYPTQLRGRGVYLNEMTARTLSGVVTTYFIPFLLQTYGNRPIFFGVAVVLILFNLPFFFFGRETAKVQMEEAGTKLSFGRLDRETFTQQVSSR, from the coding sequence ATGTCAGCAAATCCTACCCACGTCAATTTATTGTCGAGACTCAATCGCATCCCGGTGACGAGAACGGTTGTTGGCATCATCATTTTGTTGTCGTTCGTGTGGCTCGCAGAAGCGTTTGACATTGGTATCGTCGGTCCAGTGTTGAGCACGCTCGAAAAGGATTGGGCGCTCTCGAACTGGCAACAGGGTCTGCTGGCAGTCTCCTCGACCTTAGGTGTCGTCGTTGGAATGATTCCGTCAGGATTGTTGGCGGATAGATTTGGTCGGCGCCGCGTCGTCCTCTTGGGTATTTTGTTTTTCTCGGTTCTGACGCTGGCAGGCGCACTGATGCCGAACTTCTGGTCACTGTTGTTCATTCGTTTTTTGGCGGGCGTCGGCGAGGGTGCCGTGTTGCCGATGCCGTATTTGTTTCTGTCGGAGTTTGTGCGCAGTGGGCAACGGGCGGTCAGCGTCGGGTTCTCGAACGGCATTTTGACTGCGGCGTACGTGGTTCCAAATTTGGCTTCGCTGTGGGCGCTGGATACGTTCCCTGCGAGTTTTGCGTGGCGGGTGCCCTTCATCCTCGGTGGCGTACCGCTCTTGTTGCTGATTCCGCTGTTTTTATGGCTGCCGGAATCACCGCGCTACTTGTTAAAGCAAAACCGCGAGGTAGAGGTCTTGCGGTTGGTGGAACGCCTGGAGGACGAAGCCAAGCTGCCGCATGATGCGAAGCTGTCCGATGAACGCATGCGCGTGCTGCTGGCGCAGTCTGAAGAGGAAGAGCGATTGCCGTTGCGTACGATGGTGGCGCAACCGTTTTTGAATCGTGGATTAATGATGGCGATGCAACTGACTGCGGCGCTCATCTTGTTCTACATCTTACAAGTCTTTGGTCCGAAGTTACTGGAGAGCCGCGGAACTGGGAACGGCGCCGCGCTGCTTTACTCAGGATTGATGATGGTTGTCGCCGGGTTTGGTTCTGTGGCCCAAGGGTTCCTATCCGACAAGCTTGGCCGTAAGACCATTCTCGCGGTTTATGTGGTGCTGGCCAGCACAGGGTGCCTGTTGTTTGCCTTTGGTTCATCGACCGCAGTGGTGTTCCTCGCTGGTGGTTTGACTGCGTTTTTTGGTCTTGGCATCTTCCCAGTGGCGAAGCTGTGTGTTGCAGAACAGTACCCAACCCAGTTGCGCGGTCGCGGTGTATACCTAAACGAAATGACCGCAAGGACGCTCAGTGGGGTCGTGACCACTTACTTCATTCCGTTTCTTCTGCAAACCTATGGAAACCGCCCGATTTTCTTCGGCGTTGCCGTCGTGCTCATTCTGTTTAACCTGCCATTTTTCTTCTTTGGCAGAGAGACGGCGAAGGTGCAAATGGAGGAGGCTGGAACGAAGTTGTCGTTCGGTCGACTGGATAGAGAAACATTCACCCAACAAGTTTCGTCGCGCTAA
- a CDS encoding acyltransferase has translation MKKQHLYEVDLMRACIILGVIFVHVFSAFDAQTPAFSRTNISLDLLTMAFHFTREAFMFITGLVLFYTYYDRTFTVWSFWRKRLSLIAVPYIAWTALYILFTGTYLNHFNWAWQSLAHRFGHALLTANQFFLYFLLVSMQLYVLFPLIVKMVRKLERHLWWLVSVSFALEIGIMVLNQTVLNHLDVSRLPTWLFILVHYRDRFILTYQFWFVAGAALSVKYNQVKNWVSSRPGVVGVAAVLGILVLWATYFVERFGLHMTDGEAVDVLQPIMIPYALIVATLLWSIGLKWTRVMAEPGLRRVTPVIRFFGGVSFGIFLLHPIALHYLEQIDNRLHLHGAAHLVLIPFTAVLAYVLSGFAAYLIGKIPFVSYIVGTKTRLRRSSARAPLSKAV, from the coding sequence CTGAAGAAACAGCATCTGTACGAAGTTGACTTGATGCGCGCGTGTATTATTCTCGGTGTCATTTTTGTACACGTGTTCTCGGCGTTTGATGCACAAACCCCTGCGTTTTCCAGAACGAACATCTCGCTGGATTTGCTGACGATGGCCTTTCACTTCACGCGGGAAGCGTTCATGTTTATCACGGGGTTGGTGCTTTTTTATACGTACTATGATCGGACATTTACGGTTTGGTCATTTTGGCGCAAGCGCCTCAGTTTGATTGCCGTTCCTTATATCGCTTGGACGGCGCTGTACATTCTGTTTACTGGCACGTACTTAAATCACTTTAACTGGGCCTGGCAGTCGCTGGCGCACCGCTTTGGCCACGCACTGTTGACCGCGAATCAGTTTTTTCTCTACTTTTTGCTCGTATCGATGCAGTTATACGTGTTGTTCCCGCTGATTGTAAAGATGGTTCGCAAGTTGGAACGGCATCTGTGGTGGCTCGTCAGTGTGAGCTTTGCGTTGGAGATTGGCATAATGGTTCTCAACCAAACGGTATTGAATCATTTGGATGTCAGCCGACTGCCGACGTGGTTGTTTATTCTCGTCCACTATCGGGATAGGTTTATTTTGACCTATCAATTCTGGTTTGTTGCCGGTGCGGCTTTATCCGTCAAGTACAATCAGGTAAAGAATTGGGTGAGTTCCCGCCCTGGCGTGGTCGGTGTTGCCGCAGTACTCGGTATCTTGGTCCTGTGGGCGACCTACTTCGTTGAGCGGTTTGGCCTTCACATGACAGATGGGGAGGCGGTCGACGTCTTACAGCCCATCATGATTCCGTACGCCTTGATTGTCGCGACCTTGCTTTGGTCAATTGGCCTGAAGTGGACGCGGGTGATGGCGGAGCCGGGACTTCGGCGCGTCACACCGGTGATTCGTTTCTTTGGAGGCGTCAGTTTTGGCATCTTTTTGTTGCATCCCATTGCCTTACATTACTTGGAACAGATAGATAATCGTCTTCACCTCCATGGTGCAGCCCATTTGGTGTTAATTCCGTTTACTGCGGTGTTGGCGTACGTCTTGTCAGGGTTTGCCGCTTACCTGATCGGTAAGATTCCATTTGTAAGTTACATCGTCGGAACGAAGACGCGTCTGCGCCGTTCGTCAGCGAGGGCGCCTTTGTCGAAGGCGGTTTGA
- a CDS encoding SGNH/GDSL hydrolase family protein, which produces MKPQKVQNKVQRYKKIRNAVTYVICAAALVLGGWALAKVQTSNKALLETTPPNSLQDKLTTEKVMIIGGSMAHGWKDPNDDSYLKRAFASLSDSTNTNWVYDDRTTVGGSPVILQKKETLQTWLNKDKPQVVVISWGLLNDVYDKTPMNKFNAAFKDEIKKSLAAHAVVLIVTSPVTKATALYDHDQVEQYIQNEVKDASAFHSKNIYFIDLNSTMSTYMKAHNQTWQMYYGDSWHPNQAGHELGGKLLYNELIQTFGTGPILYKGNTAKSAQS; this is translated from the coding sequence ATGAAGCCACAAAAAGTACAAAACAAGGTTCAGCGTTACAAAAAAATCCGCAACGCCGTCACCTACGTGATTTGTGCAGCCGCACTAGTCCTTGGCGGTTGGGCCTTGGCAAAAGTCCAAACGTCCAACAAAGCCCTGCTAGAGACTACACCTCCAAACAGTTTACAGGACAAGCTGACGACAGAAAAGGTGATGATTATTGGAGGATCGATGGCACATGGCTGGAAAGATCCAAACGACGACTCATATTTAAAGCGTGCATTCGCGTCGTTGAGCGACTCCACCAACACAAATTGGGTGTATGACGACAGGACAACCGTGGGCGGATCACCTGTGATCCTCCAGAAAAAGGAAACCCTGCAGACTTGGCTTAACAAGGACAAACCTCAAGTGGTCGTCATCTCATGGGGTCTGTTGAACGACGTCTACGATAAAACGCCGATGAACAAGTTTAATGCGGCATTTAAGGACGAGATCAAAAAATCTTTGGCTGCACACGCCGTCGTCCTCATTGTGACATCTCCTGTAACCAAGGCTACGGCGCTCTATGATCACGACCAAGTAGAGCAATACATCCAAAACGAAGTGAAGGACGCGAGCGCGTTCCACAGCAAAAATATTTACTTTATCGATCTCAACAGCACCATGTCGACTTACATGAAAGCCCACAACCAAACTTGGCAAATGTATTACGGAGACAGTTGGCACCCGAACCAAGCGGGACATGAACTCGGTGGGAAATTACTATATAACGAACTGATTCAGACATTTGGCACGGGACCTATTCTGTATAAGGGCAACACGGCAAAGAGCGCGCAGTCGTAA
- a CDS encoding AMP-binding protein gives MSTLLASLEKALAADNRPILFDNDTWHTTSELRRDVLHVVSTLYEAGLRERDEVLIGLPNSYEFAVVYLALLQSGVVISPVNPKMPAAELERVLPRVQAKAVFLQPAQHEAWQSVLEASGLSSTTEIAPPDSAMEPIVLTALSDGSMQSAQEAHESGAPDDDAPAVLMFTSGTTGQPKGVLLRHRHLLHAADNVINSHQLTEEDVTYCMLPLFHINAQVIVLLSSLVSGGRIVMVDRFHASRFWNDISTHGVTWVSAVPTILSILSKLDTKVPEHRLRFIRSASAPLAPAIKNRFESAIGVPVVESYGMTEAAGQICINPLPPALRKTGSVGKPFGLELQILDDQERPLGAGQVGEIVIRGKNVIESYVGLEANSSSKWRGWIFTGDLGYRDDDGYVFITGRVKEIINRAGEKLSPREIEDVLNGHPAVDRAAVIGVPDALYGERVVAYVVPVDEQAAASGKLVDELGELCKASLAHHKCPSEIFVAKSLPVGPTGKVQKHLLRDATKVHLLA, from the coding sequence ATGTCCACACTATTAGCATCCTTAGAAAAGGCTCTGGCGGCTGATAACCGTCCTATCTTGTTCGACAACGATACATGGCACACGACATCGGAACTACGCAGAGATGTATTACACGTCGTCAGCACACTGTATGAGGCTGGTCTTCGCGAGCGCGATGAAGTGCTCATCGGCTTGCCGAATTCCTACGAATTTGCGGTTGTTTATCTTGCATTATTGCAGTCCGGTGTCGTCATCTCCCCAGTCAACCCAAAAATGCCAGCGGCGGAACTGGAGCGGGTGTTGCCGCGGGTGCAGGCGAAGGCCGTTTTCCTACAGCCTGCGCAGCACGAGGCATGGCAAAGTGTTCTCGAAGCCAGTGGGCTTTCGAGTACGACCGAGATTGCGCCACCCGACAGCGCGATGGAGCCGATTGTGTTGACCGCGCTGTCGGATGGCAGCATGCAGTCGGCGCAGGAAGCGCACGAATCTGGCGCACCTGACGACGACGCCCCAGCGGTGCTGATGTTCACATCTGGCACGACAGGCCAGCCCAAGGGTGTGTTGTTACGTCATCGGCACCTGTTGCACGCGGCCGACAATGTCATCAACAGCCACCAACTGACCGAAGAAGATGTCACCTATTGTATGCTGCCGTTGTTTCACATCAACGCGCAGGTGATTGTGTTGCTTTCGTCGCTGGTCTCTGGCGGCCGGATTGTGATGGTAGATCGCTTTCACGCCTCTCGTTTTTGGAACGACATCTCGACGCACGGTGTGACCTGGGTATCTGCTGTGCCGACGATTCTATCGATTCTCTCGAAGCTCGACACCAAGGTGCCGGAGCATCGGCTTCGTTTTATCCGATCCGCCTCCGCCCCCCTAGCCCCTGCTATCAAAAATCGGTTCGAGTCGGCCATTGGCGTTCCGGTCGTGGAATCGTATGGTATGACCGAGGCGGCCGGGCAGATCTGTATCAATCCGTTGCCGCCGGCGCTCCGTAAAACGGGATCCGTCGGCAAGCCATTCGGGCTCGAACTGCAAATTTTGGATGACCAAGAGCGTCCGTTAGGTGCGGGGCAGGTTGGCGAGATCGTAATTCGCGGGAAGAATGTCATCGAATCGTACGTCGGGTTGGAGGCAAACTCGTCCTCCAAGTGGCGTGGTTGGATCTTCACAGGCGACTTAGGCTACCGCGACGACGACGGCTACGTGTTTATCACGGGGCGCGTGAAGGAAATTATTAATCGCGCTGGCGAGAAATTGAGCCCGCGTGAAATTGAAGATGTTTTAAACGGTCACCCTGCGGTCGATAGGGCCGCAGTGATCGGCGTCCCAGATGCGCTGTACGGGGAACGGGTGGTCGCTTACGTGGTTCCTGTCGATGAACAGGCTGCCGCGAGCGGCAAGTTGGTCGACGAACTGGGTGAGTTGTGCAAGGCTTCGCTGGCACATCACAAGTGTCCATCTGAAATTTTCGTCGCCAAGTCGCTTCCGGTGGGACCGACCGGAAAAGTACAAAAGCACTTGCTGCGCGATGCGACCAAGGTGCATTTGTTAGCTTGA
- a CDS encoding APC family permease, translated as MRRRSDKLSGIVKAFRFLDIDFDSNVEKKSFPQGSIRSTLSLCFAGKPFLNAASAGYSTIDIWGICILATTLKRLLIGRPLKTRESGHSKIGVLKGMAVMTPDALSSVAYATDQMELILASVVGATSAKAYISDVLGFSMLGTFIIVALAFLLYLAYRGIIHEYPRGGGAYAIGLHDLGKFWGLSAASTLIVGYTLTVAVSIAAGIDAIGPVVPFIGHHKLLANVILTLIIMVINLRGTSESANVFVPFTYIFIGCIIALGVTAVVRAIQNPAAIHVPSLAGMHAVQGMSLFLFLRMFANGCSALTGVEAVSNSVPIFKAPSPLRAQRLLLTLVITLSLLFLIVSGTAMLHGLTYNPDVPLINQESMVLFGTHGLGYIITVIISVSTMCILAIAANTAFTGCPALWSSMARDGFMPRWLLHKGDRLVYSNGIVFLTLISLALTIGFHARVNELMPLYGVSVFYTFSVSQLGMVVRTIRRREGKWLTRAIGSACGLALTAGACLIFGITRFTSGAWLVIVCVPLMVITFSKIQRHYQQVREDLKYDFSRPLKPDRDTITLVPIASINKSSVHALEYALANFKHVVAVSVVSGNSPEEELEAEKKIRAQWDKLNAGVRLVVIHSQYRSVARRIQRFVELELDFYDPEDITVVVPQFITKRWWHKLLHNKTGSVLMAWLVLNKSVKVLAVPYRLPR; from the coding sequence GTGCGTCGGCGTAGCGACAAGTTATCGGGTATCGTGAAGGCGTTCCGATTCCTGGATATCGATTTCGACAGCAATGTTGAAAAAAAGTCGTTTCCACAAGGTTCAATTCGTAGTACATTATCACTGTGTTTTGCGGGCAAACCATTTTTAAACGCCGCTTCGGCTGGGTATTCGACCATTGACATTTGGGGGATTTGTATTTTGGCTACAACACTGAAGAGGTTACTGATTGGTCGGCCGCTTAAGACGCGTGAATCAGGTCATTCCAAGATAGGTGTTCTCAAGGGAATGGCTGTCATGACGCCGGATGCGCTGTCGAGCGTCGCTTATGCAACAGACCAAATGGAGTTGATTTTGGCCTCAGTCGTCGGTGCGACGAGTGCGAAGGCTTATATCTCCGACGTCCTCGGTTTCTCGATGTTGGGGACGTTTATTATCGTGGCCCTTGCATTTTTGTTGTATTTAGCGTACCGGGGCATTATTCATGAATACCCGCGCGGTGGAGGCGCCTACGCAATTGGACTTCATGATTTAGGAAAGTTTTGGGGGTTATCGGCGGCTTCGACGCTGATTGTCGGATACACGTTGACCGTCGCGGTATCCATTGCTGCGGGAATCGACGCCATTGGGCCGGTTGTTCCCTTTATTGGCCACCATAAACTTTTGGCCAACGTCATTTTGACGTTAATTATCATGGTCATCAACTTACGCGGCACGAGCGAATCGGCTAACGTATTTGTTCCATTTACGTACATTTTTATTGGATGCATCATTGCCCTTGGCGTTACGGCAGTGGTGAGGGCGATTCAAAATCCGGCTGCGATTCACGTACCATCCCTCGCTGGCATGCACGCTGTCCAGGGAATGAGCTTGTTTTTGTTCTTACGGATGTTCGCAAACGGCTGTAGTGCACTCACGGGTGTCGAAGCGGTGTCCAATTCCGTCCCGATTTTTAAGGCGCCATCGCCACTGCGTGCGCAACGGTTGTTGCTCACACTGGTCATCACGTTGAGCTTGCTGTTCCTGATTGTCTCCGGGACGGCTATGCTGCACGGCCTGACGTACAATCCGGATGTACCACTGATTAATCAAGAGTCGATGGTCCTATTTGGGACGCATGGATTAGGATACATTATCACCGTTATCATCTCTGTATCTACGATGTGCATTCTTGCCATTGCGGCAAATACGGCTTTTACCGGCTGTCCGGCCTTGTGGTCGTCGATGGCGCGCGACGGGTTTATGCCCCGCTGGTTGTTGCACAAGGGGGATAGGCTCGTCTACAGCAACGGCATCGTGTTTTTGACACTTATCTCCCTGGCCCTGACCATTGGGTTTCACGCACGAGTGAATGAATTGATGCCGTTGTACGGTGTATCGGTCTTTTACACCTTTAGTGTTTCGCAACTCGGTATGGTCGTGCGAACCATCCGGAGGCGTGAAGGAAAGTGGTTGACGCGTGCCATTGGCAGTGCTTGTGGATTGGCGCTCACGGCCGGGGCCTGCTTGATTTTTGGCATCACGCGCTTTACAAGTGGCGCATGGCTCGTGATTGTCTGCGTGCCGCTGATGGTCATCACCTTCAGCAAAATCCAGCGCCACTATCAACAGGTGCGTGAAGATCTGAAGTATGATTTTTCTCGCCCGCTCAAGCCGGACCGGGATACCATCACGCTGGTGCCGATTGCGTCCATTAATAAGTCGTCTGTGCATGCACTGGAGTACGCTTTGGCGAATTTCAAACACGTCGTGGCTGTATCCGTGGTTTCGGGGAATAGTCCAGAGGAAGAGCTTGAGGCGGAGAAAAAAATACGGGCGCAGTGGGATAAACTGAATGCAGGTGTCCGCTTGGTGGTTATCCATTCACAATATCGTTCGGTTGCGCGCCGGATACAGCGGTTTGTAGAACTGGAATTAGATTTTTATGACCCAGAGGATATCACCGTTGTCGTACCGCAGTTCATTACGAAGAGATGGTGGCATAAACTTCTCCATAACAAGACGGGGAGCGTCTTAATGGCCTGGCTCGTATTGAATAAATCCGTGAAGGTATTGGCGGTGCCGTACCGTCTTCCGCGGTGA